The following DNA comes from Candidatus Nanopelagicales bacterium.
TAGGACTAGGCCCTCATAGCCGAGCGACACGACGTGGCCGCCATTGACCCAAGCCTCGCCGATCGGCTCAGCTCGCTTCAGGCGGGGGGCAGTCCCGCTGCCTGTGACGTGGACGGTCGTGTCCGCGGATGCCAACCCGGTGCTCCTCATCTTGTGAATACCGTGGAATTTATCCGAGTCATGGGGAATTGGCTCTCGTTGCGTGTCTGCCTGGGGATCTACTCTTCCCGGTGACAAGGATCGTCGCCCCATCTTGAGCCGCCACCGAATGCCTGACTGGAAACGGCCGCATGCCGACGGCGGACGCGGAACAGCGGGCGGGGCCCGAGGATTCATCACCGTGACACGGAGCGACTTTAGCGTACACTAATATTCCGCAACGGGGGGATGATCGTTTGTGTGGGATCTGTATCTGACGGATGAGGTGGACAGGTGGCTGGATGGCCTCGCGGTATCGGACAGCGTTTCCTACGAACTCGTGGTGGCCGCGATCGAAGTCCTCGCCGAATCTGGTCCGAGCCTCGGACGTCCGTTGGTCGATCGGCTGAAGGGTTCGTCAATGCGGACGTTGAAGGAACTGCGACCGGGTTCGTCGGGGCGCAGCGAGGTCCGGATCCTGTTCGCCTTCGATCCGTGGCGCAGCGCCGTATTGCTG
Coding sequences within:
- a CDS encoding type II toxin-antitoxin system RelE/ParE family toxin; this encodes MWDLYLTDEVDRWLDGLAVSDSVSYELVVAAIEVLAESGPSLGRPLVDRLKGSSMRTLKELRPGSSGRSEVRILFAFDPWRSAVLLVAGDKAGAWSSWYRQAIPRAERLFREYVASRREEEGD